A window of the Polaribacter sp. HaHaR_3_91 genome harbors these coding sequences:
- a CDS encoding OmpA family protein translates to MKKFIIPVVAISLMATSCVSKKKYVTLENQYINTKGTLQKTTLEKEALEGKFAKIESRVADYNEKINSLKSDNSSLQDANDVKLDMVGKTAVISNNTRERMRETLSKVDPAELAKAKTLKDSLNLAISYNLKNKFDNSDLTDSDDLNIDIDQTVVMISVSDKLLFNNASYRVKNGAYGLIEKLAAVIKSEPSMDVMIEGHTDSRTINNAVVQDNWDLSVKRATSIVRLLESKYNIDGSRLIAAGRGSTMPLVENTTNDNRAKNRRTRIVILPNLDKFFALLSDDQLKE, encoded by the coding sequence ATGAAAAAATTTATTATACCTGTTGTAGCAATATCGTTAATGGCAACATCTTGTGTTTCTAAAAAAAAGTATGTAACGCTAGAAAATCAGTATATTAATACAAAAGGGACGCTTCAAAAAACTACTTTAGAAAAAGAAGCACTAGAGGGGAAATTTGCTAAAATTGAAAGTAGGGTAGCAGACTATAATGAAAAAATTAATTCACTAAAAAGTGATAATTCAAGCTTACAAGATGCCAATGACGTAAAGTTAGATATGGTTGGTAAAACAGCTGTAATTTCTAATAATACAAGAGAAAGAATGAGAGAAACTTTATCTAAAGTAGATCCAGCAGAGTTAGCAAAAGCTAAAACTTTAAAAGATTCTTTAAACCTTGCCATTTCTTATAATTTAAAAAATAAGTTTGATAATTCTGATTTAACAGATTCTGATGATTTAAATATAGACATTGATCAAACGGTAGTAATGATTTCTGTTTCTGATAAATTATTATTTAACAACGCAAGTTATAGAGTTAAAAATGGTGCTTATGGTTTAATTGAAAAATTAGCGGCAGTTATAAAATCTGAACCAAGTATGGATGTTATGATTGAAGGACATACAGATTCTAGAACCATTAACAATGCAGTTGTACAAGATAACTGGGATTTAAGCGTAAAGAGAGCTACTTCTATTGTACGTCTTTTAGAAAGTAAATATAATATTGATGGTAGTAGATTAATTGCTGCAGGTAGAGGTTCTACAATGCCTTTAGTAGAAAATACTACTAATGATAATAGAGCAAAAAATAGAAGAACAAGAATTGTAATTCTACCTAATTTAGATAAATTCTTTGCTTTACTTTCAGATGATCAATTAAAAGAATAA
- a CDS encoding FAD-binding and (Fe-S)-binding domain-containing protein: MIQNTVLEQLHNSLSGDVLFDNLHKTLYATDASVYRKIPLAVAFPKDEKDLKTLIAFATKNNITLIPRTAGTSLAGQCVGDGLVVDVSKHFTNIISFDEKAKTITLQPGIVRDSLNVYLKPFGLFFGPNTSTSNRCMIGGMVGNNSSGSTSIKYGVTIDKVLEIDAILSDGSTAVFKEISSADFIKKTKEKTQEGQIYKTLFDELSLTENQLEIQNEFPKESIHRRCTGYAVDVLLRSDLFGGTSPTINVAKLLSGSEGTLAFSTAITLQLDVLPPTQSIMVCTHFKTINESLKATVVAMNHNLYNCELMDKTILDCTKNNRELAKSRFFLQGDPGAILMLEVSSNSIEETEVLADKLIADLEKNNFGYHHPKVYGADIAKVHYLRKAGLGALGNIIGDNKAVACIEDTAVALEDLPNYIEEFTQIMAKYQQNAVYYAHAGAGELHLRPILNLKKKEDVVLFRKITTETAELVKKYKGSFSGEHGDGIVRAEFIPLMIGDKNYQLLRRIKKAFDPNNVFNQGKITDAFAMDESLRYEVDRIEPEIKTIQDFSDNEGILKLAEKCNGTGDCRKPVEAGGTMCPSYRATKDEKDTTRARANTLREFLTNSDQANKFNHKELKQVFDLCLSCKACASECPSNVDIATMKAEFLYQYQEANGYSFRNKMFANNAKYNKLGSAFPSITNFFTNSTLAKKVLGVAVERSVPKLANQTLESWLKKHHPKTSKKSLYLFNDEFTNFYDSEIGQDAVIVLEKLGYEVKTVKHDESGRSHISKGFLKEAKAICNNNVAIFKDLITNETPLVGIEPSAILGFRDEYIRLADDKASAEKIAKNSFTLEEFLAKELEKGSIDTSLFTKESKTLKIHGHCHQKALSSTQASFQILNIPENYKVTIISSGCCGMAGSFGYEKEHYKVSMQVGEDTLFPKIRNCSSDTEIAAAGTSCRHQIFDGTKRIAKHPVTLLREALV, from the coding sequence ATGATTCAAAATACTGTTTTAGAACAACTTCATAACTCACTTTCTGGTGATGTTCTTTTTGATAATTTACATAAAACTTTATACGCAACTGATGCTTCTGTTTACAGGAAAATTCCATTAGCGGTTGCTTTTCCAAAGGATGAAAAAGACTTAAAAACCTTAATTGCCTTTGCAACTAAAAACAATATTACTTTAATCCCAAGAACTGCAGGAACTTCTTTAGCAGGACAATGTGTTGGAGATGGACTTGTAGTAGATGTTTCTAAGCATTTTACCAATATTATTTCTTTTGATGAAAAAGCAAAGACAATTACACTACAACCAGGTATTGTTAGAGATTCTTTAAACGTATATTTAAAACCTTTTGGTTTGTTTTTTGGACCAAATACATCTACTTCTAACAGATGTATGATAGGTGGAATGGTTGGTAACAACTCTTCTGGAAGTACCTCTATAAAATACGGAGTTACAATAGATAAAGTATTAGAAATCGATGCGATTTTAAGTGATGGAAGCACTGCTGTTTTTAAAGAAATTAGCTCTGCAGATTTCATCAAAAAAACAAAAGAAAAAACCCAAGAAGGGCAGATTTATAAAACTCTTTTTGACGAACTTTCTTTAACTGAAAATCAACTAGAAATACAGAATGAATTTCCTAAAGAAAGTATTCATAGAAGATGTACGGGATATGCGGTTGACGTGTTGTTAAGATCAGATTTATTTGGAGGAACTTCTCCAACTATAAATGTTGCAAAATTGCTATCTGGAAGTGAAGGAACCTTGGCTTTTTCTACGGCAATCACCTTGCAATTAGATGTGCTTCCTCCTACTCAAAGTATTATGGTTTGTACGCATTTTAAAACCATAAACGAAAGTTTAAAAGCTACAGTAGTTGCCATGAATCACAATTTATATAATTGTGAATTAATGGATAAAACCATATTAGATTGCACCAAAAACAATAGAGAATTAGCTAAAAGTCGTTTCTTTTTACAAGGAGATCCCGGAGCTATTTTAATGCTAGAAGTATCTTCTAATTCCATTGAAGAAACAGAAGTTTTAGCAGATAAATTAATTGCTGATTTAGAGAAAAATAATTTCGGTTATCACCACCCAAAAGTATACGGAGCAGATATTGCTAAAGTGCATTATTTACGTAAAGCAGGTTTAGGTGCTTTGGGTAATATTATTGGCGATAATAAAGCGGTAGCTTGTATAGAAGACACAGCAGTTGCTTTAGAAGATTTGCCAAATTATATTGAGGAATTCACTCAAATTATGGCTAAATACCAACAAAATGCGGTCTATTATGCCCATGCTGGAGCTGGTGAATTGCATTTACGTCCTATTTTAAATTTAAAGAAAAAGGAAGATGTTGTTTTATTTAGAAAAATCACAACCGAAACGGCTGAGTTGGTTAAAAAATATAAAGGTTCTTTTTCTGGTGAACATGGAGATGGAATTGTGCGTGCAGAATTTATTCCGTTAATGATTGGTGATAAAAATTACCAATTATTAAGAAGAATTAAAAAAGCATTTGACCCGAATAATGTTTTTAACCAAGGAAAAATAACGGATGCTTTTGCTATGGATGAAAGTCTTAGATATGAAGTTGATAGAATTGAACCTGAGATTAAAACCATTCAAGACTTTTCTGATAACGAAGGAATTCTAAAACTCGCAGAAAAATGTAATGGTACTGGAGATTGTAGAAAACCTGTAGAAGCTGGCGGAACCATGTGCCCTAGTTATAGAGCTACTAAAGATGAAAAAGACACTACAAGAGCAAGAGCAAATACGCTACGTGAATTTTTAACAAACTCAGACCAAGCAAATAAATTTAATCATAAAGAATTAAAACAAGTTTTCGATCTTTGTTTAAGCTGTAAAGCCTGTGCATCAGAATGCCCAAGTAATGTGGATATTGCAACAATGAAAGCCGAGTTTTTATATCAATATCAAGAAGCAAACGGATATTCTTTTAGAAATAAAATGTTTGCTAATAATGCAAAATACAATAAACTAGGAAGTGCATTTCCTTCAATCACCAACTTTTTCACAAACTCTACACTTGCTAAAAAAGTTTTAGGAGTTGCTGTAGAACGTTCTGTACCTAAATTAGCGAATCAGACTTTAGAAAGTTGGTTAAAGAAACATCACCCAAAAACATCTAAAAAGTCCCTTTATTTATTTAATGATGAATTCACCAATTTTTATGATTCAGAAATTGGACAAGATGCTGTTATTGTATTAGAAAAATTAGGTTACGAAGTAAAAACCGTAAAGCATGATGAAAGTGGAAGAAGTCATATTTCTAAAGGATTTTTAAAAGAAGCAAAAGCCATTTGCAATAATAATGTTGCTATTTTTAAAGATCTTATTACAAACGAAACTCCTTTAGTAGGAATAGAACCTTCTGCAATTTTAGGTTTTAGAGATGAATATATTCGTTTAGCTGATGATAAAGCATCCGCAGAAAAAATAGCGAAAAATAGTTTTACATTAGAAGAGTTCTTAGCTAAAGAGTTAGAAAAAGGAAGTATTGATACTTCTTTATTTACAAAGGAGTCTAAGACTTTAAAAATACACGGACATTGTCATCAAAAAGCATTGTCTAGTACACAGGCTAGTTTTCAAATTTTAAATATTCCAGAAAATTATAAAGTAACAATTATTAGTTCTGGTTGTTGTGGAATGGCAGGTTCTTTTGGTTATGAAAAAGAGCATTATAAGGTATCTATGCAAGTTGGTGAAGACACTTTGTTTCCTAAAATTAGAAATTGTAGTTCTGATACTGAAATTGCTGCTGCAGGAACAAGTTGTAGACATCAAATTTTTGATGGAACTAAACGTATTGCAAAACATCCGGTTACGTTGTTAAGAGAAGCGTTGGTTTAA
- a CDS encoding retropepsin-like aspartic protease encodes MINNLIVIPLEINGKQLSFILDTGVNKTILFNLSEKDSIELLNTTRLRLRGLGSGDGVDAIISKENIFKVKNLISKNETVYVILKDYFDLSSKMGTTIHGIIGYNLLKNVIVKINYKTKKINFYNPKTYSYKKCRKCETFPFQFYRKKPFIDASVLLDTVGSALIDVKLLVDLGGSDAMWLFENSKKSIRTPKRFFNDILGEGLSGPIFGNRSRVPKFKMGSFVIESPTVSFLDSLSTHNARKFKERNGSVGGGILSRFKVWIDYPNKKITLKKNGSLSAGFNYNMSGLDVVYNGKQLVKEEIVDKYKSAYNNQMPNKNSISFVTRYSFNFKPSFIIRRVVKNSAAEKAGLLKDDVILRINGKHAHELKIEDIIYKFQERDKKKIRITVERNGVQMKFEFRLIKKI; translated from the coding sequence TTGATTAATAATTTAATTGTAATTCCTTTAGAAATTAACGGAAAACAATTATCCTTTATCCTAGACACGGGAGTTAATAAAACGATTCTATTTAATTTATCAGAAAAAGATAGTATAGAATTGTTAAATACTACACGATTGAGGTTGCGTGGTTTAGGTAGCGGTGATGGGGTAGATGCAATTATTTCTAAAGAGAATATTTTTAAAGTAAAGAACTTAATAAGTAAGAATGAAACAGTTTATGTTATTTTAAAAGATTACTTCGATTTATCGAGCAAAATGGGCACAACGATACACGGAATTATTGGTTATAATTTATTAAAAAATGTAATTGTAAAGATTAACTACAAAACAAAAAAAATAAATTTTTACAATCCTAAAACATACAGCTATAAAAAATGTAGAAAGTGCGAAACTTTTCCGTTTCAGTTTTATAGGAAAAAACCATTTATAGATGCTTCGGTGCTTTTAGATACTGTTGGTAGTGCGCTTATTGATGTAAAATTATTAGTAGATTTAGGAGGAAGTGATGCTATGTGGCTTTTCGAAAATTCTAAAAAATCAATTAGAACACCTAAACGTTTTTTTAATGATATTTTAGGAGAAGGTTTAAGCGGACCTATTTTTGGAAATAGAAGTAGAGTTCCTAAATTTAAAATGGGGAGTTTTGTTATTGAAAGCCCTACTGTTTCTTTTTTAGATTCCCTTTCTACACATAATGCAAGAAAATTTAAAGAAAGAAATGGTAGTGTTGGTGGCGGTATTTTAAGCAGATTTAAAGTTTGGATTGATTATCCTAATAAAAAAATCACCCTAAAAAAGAATGGTTCTCTTAGTGCAGGGTTTAATTATAATATGAGTGGTTTAGATGTGGTATATAATGGAAAGCAATTGGTAAAAGAAGAGATTGTTGATAAGTACAAAAGTGCCTATAATAACCAAATGCCAAATAAAAACTCGATTAGTTTTGTTACTAGGTATTCTTTTAATTTTAAACCATCGTTTATTATCCGTCGTGTTGTTAAAAACTCAGCAGCAGAAAAAGCAGGTTTGTTAAAAGATGATGTTATTCTAAGAATCAACGGAAAACATGCTCATGAATTAAAGATAGAAGATATTATCTATAAATTTCAAGAAAGGGATAAAAAGAAAATTCGAATTACAGTTGAACGCAATGGCGTACAAATGAAATTCGAATTTCGTTTGATAAAAAAAATATAG
- a CDS encoding DUF1573 domain-containing protein: MKTFGTLLVVFFISFSINAQEFKFEKETINYGKIEKGSDKERVFVFSNVGDEPIIISRIQSSCGCTIPKKPEAPIMPGEKGEIKVSYDTNRIGGFSKSITVFSNAKEGNKVIRIKGVVTKELSLEKEKSILTDI, encoded by the coding sequence ATGAAAACCTTCGGAACATTATTAGTAGTATTCTTTATTTCTTTTTCAATAAACGCACAAGAGTTTAAATTTGAAAAAGAGACCATTAACTATGGAAAAATTGAAAAAGGATCTGATAAAGAAAGAGTCTTTGTTTTTTCTAATGTTGGTGATGAACCAATAATTATTAGTAGAATTCAATCTTCTTGTGGTTGTACAATTCCTAAAAAACCAGAAGCACCAATAATGCCAGGAGAAAAAGGAGAAATTAAAGTATCTTATGATACGAACAGAATTGGTGGTTTTTCTAAATCTATAACTGTTTTTTCAAATGCAAAAGAAGGAAATAAAGTAATTAGAATTAAAGGAGTAGTAACTAAAGAACTTTCTTTAGAAAAAGAGAAAAGTATCTTAACAGATATTTAA
- a CDS encoding methyltransferase, producing the protein MSSALKINKPTPIHPGDDLIKFDSNTDVRETLYAMREGQSVLITEFYSNGMLLLKELQKHLKIRLPNKTIKEQHAFRAEYHKLSNQILLQIKNQKLVVDKAPKIGWFAKMFANKNNFLLTFPEVQRLNSAWQKYNKGVKVPVLRNKVHPYLGTYFPTRFDHLTLFDNWLKRYEGPKKSAIDVGIGSGVLAFQMVQHGFQKVFGTDTNPNAILGLKEFMGETKLSRKIELDYGNLFGKWEKETELIVFNPPWLPAISSEENIDEAVYYNKNLFSKFFAEANNRLSEDGKLVILFSNSAQIKKLTKENPIEKELAKGIRFKLEKCLKKTIKPTVDKTKRNKKESALEEVQLWVLTKV; encoded by the coding sequence ATGAGTTCAGCGCTAAAAATAAACAAACCAACACCAATTCACCCAGGTGATGATTTAATAAAATTCGATAGTAATACAGATGTAAGAGAAACGCTTTATGCGATGAGGGAAGGGCAATCTGTTTTAATTACAGAGTTTTATAGCAACGGAATGTTGCTTTTAAAAGAGTTGCAAAAACATTTAAAAATCCGTTTGCCAAACAAAACAATTAAAGAGCAACATGCATTTCGTGCAGAATACCATAAGCTTTCTAATCAAATATTATTACAAATTAAAAATCAAAAATTGGTTGTAGATAAAGCTCCAAAAATTGGTTGGTTTGCTAAAATGTTTGCAAATAAAAATAATTTTTTATTAACGTTTCCAGAAGTTCAAAGACTAAACAGTGCTTGGCAAAAATATAACAAAGGAGTTAAAGTACCTGTTTTAAGAAATAAAGTACACCCTTATTTAGGTACATATTTTCCAACTCGATTCGATCATTTAACGTTGTTTGATAATTGGTTAAAACGTTACGAAGGACCTAAGAAATCTGCTATAGATGTTGGTATTGGTAGTGGTGTTTTGGCATTTCAAATGGTGCAACATGGTTTTCAGAAAGTATTTGGTACAGATACAAACCCAAATGCAATTTTGGGTTTAAAAGAATTTATGGGCGAGACCAAATTGTCCCGTAAAATAGAATTAGATTACGGAAACCTTTTTGGTAAATGGGAAAAAGAAACAGAATTAATTGTTTTTAATCCACCTTGGTTACCTGCCATTTCTAGTGAAGAAAATATAGATGAAGCTGTTTATTATAATAAAAACTTATTTTCTAAGTTTTTTGCAGAAGCAAATAACAGATTGTCTGAAGATGGAAAATTAGTAATTTTATTTTCTAATTCAGCACAAATAAAAAAGCTAACTAAAGAAAATCCGATAGAAAAAGAATTGGCAAAAGGGATTCGTTTTAAACTAGAAAAATGTTTAAAGAAAACCATAAAACCTACGGTTGATAAAACAAAACGAAACAAAAAAGAGTCTGCTCTAGAAGAAGTACAACTTTGGGTTTTGACTAAGGTTTAG
- a CDS encoding valine--tRNA ligase, giving the protein MTIPSKYDASQVEDKWYDYWMKNNYFHSTPDEREPYTIVIPPPNVTGVLHMGHMLNNTIQDVLIRRARLLGKNACWVPGTDHASIATEAKVVAKLKEQGIKKSDLTREEFLQHAFDWKDEYGGIILEQLKKLGASCDWERTAFTMDPEMSESVIKVFVDLYNKGLIYRGYRMVNWDPEAKTTLSDEEVIHEERQGNLYYLEYKIEGSDDTLTIATTRPETIFGDTAICINPNDERFTNLKGKKAIVPLCGRVIPIIEDEYVDLEFGTGCLKVTPAHDENDKNLGDKHKLEVIDIFNDDASLNSFGLHYQGKDRFVVRKEIAIELEEKGILVKTEVHTNKVGTSERTKAVIEPRLSDQWFLKMKDLAQPAIDAVLGEDAEINLYPKKFENTYRHWMENVRDWNISRQLWWGQQIPAFFYGDGKEDFVVAENIDDALVLAKERTKNTSLSASDLRQDEDALDTWFSSWLWPMSVFDGIRNPENEEIKYYYPTNDLVTGPDILFFWVARMIVAGYEYKDEKPFNNVYLTGLVRDKQRRKMSKSLGNSPDALKLISDYGADGVRVGLLLSSAAGNDLMFDEDLCQQGKGFANKIWNAFRLIKGWEVDATLPQPETSKIGLEWYEAKFQKTLAEIEDHFSKYRLSDALMAIYKLINDDFSSWLLEIVKPAYQQPIDKTTFDAIIEVLENNLKVLHPFMPFLSEDIWQYIADRTPEEALIIAKYPVIKDFDAKIIEDFEFATGVVSGIRTIRKDKNISFKDAVELFVIDNDKSTKQFDAVIQKLTNTETINYVSEKVEGASFRVKSNEYFVPISIENIDVEAEIKKLEGELKRAEGFLFGITKKLSNERFVSNAPEKVLALERKKEADTVAKIETIKSSLSSLQ; this is encoded by the coding sequence ATGACAATTCCATCTAAATATGATGCAAGCCAAGTAGAAGATAAATGGTACGACTACTGGATGAAAAACAACTATTTTCATTCTACACCAGATGAAAGAGAGCCTTATACAATTGTAATTCCGCCGCCAAACGTTACAGGTGTCTTACACATGGGGCACATGTTAAATAATACCATACAAGATGTATTAATAAGACGTGCACGTTTATTAGGTAAAAATGCATGTTGGGTTCCCGGTACAGATCATGCATCTATTGCTACAGAAGCAAAAGTTGTTGCTAAATTAAAAGAGCAAGGAATTAAAAAAAGCGATTTAACTCGTGAAGAATTTTTACAACACGCTTTTGATTGGAAAGATGAATACGGAGGTATTATTTTAGAACAATTAAAAAAATTAGGTGCTTCTTGCGATTGGGAAAGAACTGCATTTACAATGGACCCGGAAATGTCTGAATCTGTAATTAAGGTTTTTGTTGATTTATACAACAAAGGTTTAATTTATAGAGGATACAGAATGGTAAACTGGGATCCGGAAGCAAAAACTACTTTGTCTGATGAAGAAGTAATTCATGAAGAAAGACAAGGAAACTTGTACTATTTAGAATATAAAATTGAAGGATCTGATGATACTTTAACCATTGCTACTACAAGGCCAGAAACTATTTTTGGTGATACTGCAATTTGTATCAACCCCAATGATGAACGTTTTACGAATTTAAAAGGAAAGAAAGCAATTGTTCCTTTATGTGGTAGAGTGATTCCTATTATTGAGGATGAATATGTAGATTTAGAATTTGGTACAGGTTGTTTAAAAGTAACACCTGCACACGATGAAAATGATAAGAATTTAGGTGATAAGCACAAATTAGAAGTTATTGATATTTTTAATGATGATGCATCTTTAAACTCTTTCGGATTACATTATCAAGGAAAAGATCGTTTTGTTGTAAGAAAAGAAATTGCAATAGAATTAGAAGAAAAAGGCATTTTAGTAAAAACGGAAGTTCATACAAATAAAGTAGGAACATCAGAAAGAACAAAAGCTGTTATAGAACCAAGATTGTCAGATCAATGGTTTTTAAAGATGAAAGATCTTGCGCAACCTGCAATTGATGCTGTTTTGGGTGAAGATGCAGAAATCAATTTATATCCAAAGAAATTTGAAAACACATACCGTCATTGGATGGAAAATGTGCGTGATTGGAATATTTCTCGTCAACTTTGGTGGGGACAACAAATTCCTGCATTTTTCTATGGTGATGGAAAAGAAGATTTTGTTGTAGCTGAAAATATTGATGATGCTTTAGTTTTAGCAAAAGAAAGAACTAAAAACACTTCGCTGTCGGCGTCCGACCTTCGTCAGGATGAAGATGCACTAGATACTTGGTTTTCTTCTTGGTTGTGGCCAATGTCTGTGTTTGACGGAATTAGAAATCCAGAAAACGAAGAAATTAAATATTATTACCCAACAAACGATTTAGTTACCGGACCAGATATTTTATTTTTCTGGGTAGCAAGAATGATTGTTGCAGGATATGAATATAAAGACGAAAAACCTTTTAATAATGTTTATTTAACAGGTTTAGTTAGAGATAAACAAAGACGTAAAATGTCTAAATCTTTAGGGAATTCGCCAGATGCTTTAAAATTAATTTCTGATTATGGAGCAGACGGAGTAAGAGTAGGGCTTTTATTAAGTTCTGCAGCCGGAAACGATTTAATGTTTGATGAAGATCTTTGTCAGCAAGGAAAAGGGTTTGCAAATAAAATTTGGAATGCTTTCCGTTTGATAAAAGGTTGGGAAGTTGATGCTACTTTACCACAACCAGAAACATCTAAAATTGGTTTAGAATGGTACGAAGCTAAGTTTCAAAAAACGTTGGCAGAAATAGAAGATCATTTTTCTAAATACCGTTTGTCTGATGCTTTAATGGCAATCTACAAGTTAATTAACGATGATTTTTCTTCATGGTTATTAGAAATTGTAAAACCTGCTTATCAGCAACCAATAGATAAAACTACATTTGATGCTATTATAGAAGTTTTAGAAAATAACTTAAAAGTATTGCATCCATTTATGCCATTTTTATCAGAAGATATTTGGCAATATATTGCAGATAGAACACCAGAAGAAGCATTGATTATAGCAAAATATCCTGTAATTAAAGATTTTGATGCAAAAATTATAGAAGATTTTGAATTTGCTACAGGAGTTGTATCAGGAATTAGAACTATCAGAAAAGATAAGAATATTTCTTTTAAAGATGCTGTAGAATTATTTGTTATCGATAATGATAAAAGTACAAAACAATTTGATGCTGTTATTCAGAAATTAACAAATACAGAAACAATAAACTATGTTTCAGAAAAAGTAGAAGGTGCTTCTTTTAGAGTAAAATCTAATGAATACTTTGTGCCAATTTCTATAGAAAATATAGATGTTGAAGCAGAGATTAAGAAATTAGAAGGAGAGCTTAAAAGAGCAGAAGGTTTCTTATTTGGTATTACAAAGAAGTTGTCTAACGAGCGTTTTGTGTCTAATGCACCAGAAAAAGTGTTGGCTTTAGAACGTAAAAAAGAAGCAGATACAGTAGCAAAAATTGAAACTATTAAAAGTAGTTTGAGTTCGCTACAATAA
- a CDS encoding aldo/keto reductase has translation MSKKQKYIADENRYEKMNYRRTGNSGLLLPELSLGLWHNFGENDDFDNARDLLKCAFDNGITHFDLANNYGPPYGSAESTFGKILKKDFKKHRDELIISSKAGYDMWEGPYGNFGSKKYLISSLDQSLKRMNLDYVDIFYHHRPDPDTPLDETMSALDLMVRQGKALYVGISNYQPKEAEKAFKILKDLGTPCLIHQPRYSLFDRWIEDGLLDLLGNSGVGAICFSPLAQGMLTDKYINGLPKDSRAVKDGRYLKTDKVLEMLPKIKDLNEVAKSRNQNLAQMAISWILKDERITSVLIGASKTEQILDSIKATENTTFSEEELTRINSILA, from the coding sequence ATGAGTAAAAAACAAAAATACATAGCTGATGAAAATCGTTATGAGAAAATGAATTATAGAAGAACAGGAAATAGCGGTTTGCTTTTACCTGAACTTTCTTTAGGTTTATGGCATAACTTCGGTGAAAATGATGATTTTGATAATGCTCGAGATTTATTAAAATGTGCCTTCGATAACGGAATTACACATTTTGATTTAGCAAACAACTACGGACCTCCTTATGGTTCTGCGGAATCTACTTTTGGAAAAATATTAAAAAAAGATTTCAAAAAACACAGAGATGAATTGATTATTTCATCGAAGGCTGGTTATGATATGTGGGAAGGTCCTTATGGAAATTTTGGTTCTAAGAAATACCTAATTTCTAGTTTAGACCAAAGTTTAAAAAGAATGAATTTAGATTATGTAGATATTTTTTATCATCACAGACCAGATCCAGACACACCTTTAGACGAAACTATGAGTGCTTTAGATTTAATGGTAAGACAGGGAAAGGCATTGTATGTTGGTATTTCTAATTATCAACCAAAAGAAGCAGAAAAAGCATTTAAAATATTAAAAGACTTAGGTACTCCGTGTTTAATTCACCAACCAAGATATAGTTTATTTGATCGTTGGATAGAAGATGGATTATTAGATTTATTAGGAAATTCGGGGGTTGGAGCAATTTGCTTCTCTCCTTTAGCACAAGGAATGCTAACTGACAAATATATTAACGGATTGCCTAAAGATTCTAGAGCGGTAAAAGATGGTCGTTATTTAAAAACGGATAAAGTACTAGAAATGCTTCCAAAAATTAAAGATTTAAATGAAGTTGCTAAAAGCAGAAATCAGAATTTAGCACAAATGGCAATTTCTTGGATTTTAAAAGATGAAAGAATTACGTCTGTTCTAATTGGAGCAAGTAAAACTGAGCAAATATTAGACAGTATAAAAGCTACTGAAAACACTACTTTTTCTGAAGAAGAATTGACTAGAATTAATTCCATTTTAGCTTAA